Proteins from a genomic interval of Nasonia vitripennis strain AsymCx chromosome 3, Nvit_psr_1.1, whole genome shotgun sequence:
- the LOC100118575 gene encoding translation machinery-associated protein 16, translating into MATSKTGSSKKEDLTNGSSTFIHPKSRKCIALVKKMKKDSKKEQAKRDTKLKQSLLAEKLLWFQKHMDPNICPYTVELTGELIDNYIARNDEELEQIKLKRSIGQNRNRQHSGREDAIRITKEREINDYQSCGMEIPNILNTAECNLLKKWKGELKLLPNFKLCKFRKAQVDAVLKKKEKQMHKDNAETESVNNQTNDVPVDVNKENADSMDVE; encoded by the exons ATG GCTACTTCCAAGACTGGCAGCTCCAAAAAGGAGGATTTGACCAATGGTTCAAGCACATTTATACACCCAAAGAGTAGAAAATGCATAGCTTTAGTGAAAAAGATGAAAAA GGATTCAAAAAAGGAGCAAGCGAAACGAGACACCAAATTAAAGCAATCGTTATTGGCGGAAAAATTATTGTGGTTTCAAAAACACATGGATCCAAATATCTGCCCGTATACAGTTGAATTAACTGGTGAATTAATTGACAA TTATATTGCACGAAATGACGAAGAGTTGGAGCAAATAAAATTGAAGCGTTCTATTGGACAGAACAGAAACCGTCAACACAGTGGTAGAGAAGATGCAATTCGCATCACAAAAGAACGTGAAATTAATGATTATCAGAGTTGTGGAATGG aaattccaaatattttaaataccgcCGAGTGCAATCTGCTAAAGAAGTGGAAGGGGGAATTGAAATTATTACCCAATTTCAAACTCTGCAAATTTAGAAAAGCACAAGTTGATGCAgtattaaaaaagaaagaaaaacaaatgcACAAAGACAATGCAGAAACAGAGAGCGTGAACAATCAGACAAATGATGTTCCCGTTGATGTCAATAAAGAAAACGCAGACAGTATGGATGTTGAAtaa
- the LOC100118611 gene encoding acyl-CoA Delta(11) desaturase produces MPPNASSANPRIQEECDEAHLECPKELQAKIVAETRAINKKLNIAEKLPKDKGWLDFETELIWPNILGITLLHILGFYYFLTFPYLLHWKSFLWGYLVSIMGGFGVTGGAHRYWTHKSYKANMPFRIILMICYCISGQNTLYDWVRDHRVHHKFSETDADPHNSNRGFFFAHVGWLMMRKHPEVIRKGREVDMSDVLADPVVAFAQKYFVPLKLLFAFIIPVLVPVYFWDESLRIAIVSQWFLRYMLLLNFTWSVNSAAHLWGNKPYDKKISPVENRLVAFLSMGEGWHNYHHVFPWDYKAAELGDYNLNGTTAVIDFFAWLGWVWDRKQPSADLVETVIKNRGDGSHRTQHQEEIPETKDD; encoded by the exons ATGCCGCCGAACGCGTCGAGTGCCAATCCGAGAATACAGGAGGAGTGCGACGAGGCCCACTTGGAGTGTCCGAAGGAATTGCAGGCGAAGATCGTCGCCGAGACGAGGGCCatcaacaaaaaattgaacatCGCCGAGAAGCTGCCCAAGGATAAGGGATGGCTGGACTTTGAGACGGAGCTTATCTGGCCGAACATCCTCGGGATAACGCTGCTCCACATTCTGGGCTTCTACTACTTCTTGACATTTCCCTACCTCCTGCACTGGAAGAGCTTTTTGTGGG GCTATTTGGTCAGCATCATGGGAGGTTTCGGCGTGACCGGAGGTGCGCACCGATACTGGACCCACAAGAGCTACAAGGCGAATATGCCCTTTAGAATAATTCTCATGATTTGCTACTGCATTAGCGGACAG AACACCCTCTACGACTGGGTCCGGGACCACCGAGTCCACCACAAGTTTTCCGAGACCGACGCCGATCCGCACAACAGCAACCGCGGCTTCTTCTTCGCCCACGTGGGCTGGCTCATGATGCGCAAACATCCTGAAGTTATCAGGAAAGGTCGGGAGGTCGACATGAGCGACGTACTCGCCGATCCCGTCGTCGCGTTCGCTCAGAA GTACTTCGTCCCCCTGAAGCTGCTGTTCGCCTTCATCATCCCGGTCCTCGTGCCAGTCTACTTCTGGGACGAGAGTCTCCGCATAGCCATAGTGTCTCAGTGGTTCCTGCGGTACATGCTGCTGCTCAACTTCACCTGGAGCGTCAACAGCGCTGCCCATCTCTGGGGTAACAAGCCTTACGACAA GAAAATCTCGCCGGTGGAGAACAGGCTCGTGGCGTTCCTATCTATGGGCGAAGGCTGGCACAACTATCATCACGTCTTTCCTTGGGACTACAAGGCGGCCGAGTTAGGCGACTACAATCTAAACGGCACCACCGCTGTCATCGACTTTTTCGCCTGGCTCGGATGGGTTTGGGACAGAAAGCAACCTTCGGCCGACCTCGTCGAGACTGTCATTAAGAATCGCGGCGACGGCTCGCACAGGACGCAGCATCAAGAGGAAATTCCCGAGACGAAAGACGATTGA
- the LOC100233152 gene encoding uncharacterized protein LOC100233152 isoform X1 — MDGFIPTRAALKKKDAEKALVVTTFEAHKKAPSKPKVHSKKEKPVSRDSDDEMDDDDEPEEPLDERRKQELDMKRYRYDVIKFGMSGFEKKEARQAKIALAVSLGAIPPKNKRINYKRLLKERKEEKAREKKKEKFASGFSSNQLLMKFKKNDKPKINNRKEKDGILGIYGKVTKDNNHKRKGGGRVQKRKS; from the coding sequence ATGGATGGCTTCATACCCACTCGTGCTGCGCTGAAAAAAAAGGATGCCGAAAAAGCACTCGTCGTTACAACTTTTGAAGCGCACAAAAAAGCACCGAGCAAACCCAAAGTACactcaaaaaaagaaaagcctGTAAGCAGGGACTCCGATGACGAAATGGACGACGATGATGAGCCAGAGGAGCCGCTGGATGAAAGAAGAAAGCAGGAATTGGACATGAAAAGGTACCGATACGATGTCATCAAATTTGGAATGTCTGGCTTCGAAAAGAAAGAGGCTCGACAAGCAAAAATTGCTCTAGCGGTGAGCTTGGGTGCTATACCTCCAAAAAACAAGAGGATAAACTACAAAAGATTGCTCAAGGAGAGAAAGGAGGAAAAAGctagagaaaagaagaaagaaaagtttGCTTCTGGGTTCAGTTCCAATCAGTTGCTTATGAAGTTCAAAAAGAACGATAAGCCTAAAATCAACAACAGAAAAGAGAAAGACGGTATCCTGGGTATTTATGGAAAGGTGACAAAAGACAATAATCACAAGAGGAAAGGTGGTGGCAGGGtgcaaaagagaaagagctga
- the LOC100678741 gene encoding acyl-CoA Delta(11) desaturase produces the protein MTPNIDKPTGVLFESDTLEDQVETSINNIKEQIKTDYNYKVEIVWRNVVLFALLHISALYGLYLCFTSAKLATVLFTAFLYQTSVLGITAGVHRLWAHRSYKATWPLRLLLVMMNTIAFQNSVIDWARDHRMHHKYSETNADPHNAKRGFFFAHMGWLLCRKHPQLKEKGKDIDLSDLYSDPIVRFQKNYYHILMPLMCFVLPTIIPVYLWNETWSNAIYVPTLFRYAFVLNITWLVNSAAHLYGDKPYDRFINPVENVSVATLALGEGWHNYHHTFPWDYKTAELGDYWQNFTTGFIDFFAMIGWAYDLKTVSLDMIEKRVNRTGDPTHDRYKSIHNKEQKLMTE, from the exons ATGACTCCGAATATCGACAAGCCGACGGGCGTACTTTTTGAAAGTGACACTCTAGAAGATCAAGTAGAAACGTCGATCAACAATATAAAAGAACAAATCAAAACTGATTATAATTACAAAGTAGAAATTGTATGGAGAAACGTTGTACTTTTTGCGCTATTGCACATTTCAGCACTATATGGTCTTTACTTATGTTTTACTTCTGCAAAATTGGCAACTGTATTATTTA ctgCTTTTCTGTATCAAACAAGTGTATTGGGAATCACAGCTGGTGTACATCGACTTTGGGCTCATCGATCGTACAAAGCAACCTGGCCACTTAGATTACTACTAGTCATGATGAACACTATTGCCTTCCAA AATTCGGTCATTGATTGGGCAAGAGATCATAGAATGCATCATAAGTATAGTGAAACTAATGCTGATCCCCACAATGCAAAgagaggatttttttttgctcatATGGGTTGGCTACTTTGTCGTAAGCATCCACAACTAAAAGAAAAGGGAAAAGATATAGATCTAAGTGACTTATACAGCGATCCCATTGTGAGGTTCCAGAAAAA TTATTACCATATTTTGATGCCACTGATGTGTTTTGTACTACCAACAATAATTCCTGTTTATTTATGGAATGAAACTTGGAGTAATGCTATCTATGTCCCAACTCTCTTTCGCTATGCATTTGTACTTAATATTACATGGCTGGTTAATTCTGCTGCCCATTTGTATGGTGATAAACCATACGACag ATTCATCAATCCTGTTGAGAATGTAAGTGTAGCTACATTAGCTCTAGGTGAAGGCTGGCACAACTATCATCACACTTTTCCTTGGGATTACAAAACTGCAGAATTGGGGGATTATTGGCAGAACTTCACTACAggatttattgatttttttgcaATGATAGGTTGGGCTTATGATCTCAAGACTGTTTCATTAGATATGATTGAAAAAAGAGTCAACCGAACTGGTGATCCGACACATGATCGTTATAAATCAATACACAACAAAGAGCAAAAATTAATGACTGAATGA
- the LOC100118647 gene encoding acyl-CoA Delta(11) desaturase, giving the protein MAPNITSVPTGVLFEDEMVENLHTSQHPSKEQQKNDKEYKLQIVWRNVTIFVFLHIGALYGVYLAITSAKIVTTVFAFLLYQLSGFGITAGAHRLWAHRSYKATWQLRLLLCIFNTLAFQDSAIDWARDHRMHHKYSETDADPHNATRGFFFAHVGWLLCRKHPEIKRKGPTLDLSDLKSDPILAFQKKYYLYLMPLVCFVIPTVIPVYFWNETWTNAYFIPTILRYAFTLNMTWLVNSAAHMFGTKPYDKSINPVQNKGVAIMALGEGWHNYHHVFPWDYKTAELGNYTYNFTTAFIDFFSRIGWAYDLKTVSMDVVQKRVQRTGDGTHELWGWGDKDQTQEERDQAIILNHAKKH; this is encoded by the exons ATGGCGCCGAACATAACGAGTGTACCGACGGGTGTCCTCTTCGAGGACGAAATGGTGGAGAATCTTCACACGTCCCAGCACCCCTCCAAGGAGCAGCAGAAGAACGACAAGGAGTACAAGCTCCAGATAGTCTGGAGGAACGTCACGATCTTCGTCTTTCTCCACATAGGCGCGCTCTACGGAGTCTACCTCGCTATCACGTCGGCCAAGATAGTCACGACCGTATTCG CCTTCCTCCTCTATCAGCTCAGCGGCTTCGGAATTACCGCGGGCGCGCATAGACTCTGGGCGCACAGGTCGTACAAGGCGACCTGGCAACTACGACTATTGCTCTGCATCTTCAATACGCTCGCTTTCCAG GATTCGGCGATTGATTGGGCTAGAGATCACAGGATGCACCACAAGTACAGCGAGACCGATGCCGATCCGCACAACGCTACCCGAGGATTCTTCTTCGCGCACGTCGGCTGGCTTCTCTGCCGCAAGCACCCCGAGATCAAGAGGAAGGGACCTACCCTCGATCTTTCTGATCTCAAGAGCGATCCGATTCTCGCATTCCAGAAGAA GTACTACTTGTATCTGATGCCGTTGGTCTGCTTCGTCATCCCGACTGTCATCCCCGTCTATTTCTGGAACGAGACCTGGACCAACGCCTACTTCATCCCAACGATCCTGCGCTACGCCTTCACCCTTAACATGACCTGGTTGGTCAATTCCGCCGCCCACATGTTTGGAACTAAACCGTACGACAA GAGCATCAACCCGGTACAGAACAAGGGTGTCGCCATAATGGCCCTCGGCGAAGGATGGCACAACTACCACCACGTCTTCCCCTGGGACTACAAGACCGCCGAGCTCGGCAACTACACCTACAACTTCACCACAGCTTTTATCGACTTCTTCTCGCGCATCGGCTGGGCCTACGACCTCAAGACCGTCTCGATGGACGTGGTCCAGAAGCGAGTCCAGCGAACCGGTGACGGAACTCACGAACTCTGGGGTTGGGGCGACAAGGACCAGACGCAGGAGGAGCGCGACCAAGCGATAATCCTCAATCACGCGAAAAAACATTAA